The following coding sequences lie in one Aspergillus puulaauensis MK2 DNA, chromosome 3, nearly complete sequence genomic window:
- a CDS encoding uncharacterized protein (COG:S;~EggNog:ENOG410PGZS;~InterPro:IPR023213,IPR003480;~PFAM:PF02458;~antiSMASH:Cluster_3.10;~go_function: GO:0016747 - transferase activity, transferring acyl groups other than amino-acyl groups [Evidence IEA]) codes for MSLQDVLGQLPLLKSYTHVLLCFPLADSERKPVLESLQCATKRLLAAFPFLAGKVVHKDVSPGDSGSFTVEGFDAGNRDTEREKVQEIFRIKDVSDSLPAYATFQAARAPPSMLPGPLIAPPRPSFPNIYTEESAPVLEIQASLLRGGLFLDIAAQHNVIDATGIFYIAHILSRLMDNHPNPIPHADLLLGNCDRRDLIPLLPHNDPLPREMSVFTKSRPPALNREVLAGFKWYLVHFSPEAIASIHAQAASHPEDFVEHITSVSVNDAITAFCWQHLMRVRASQMQHNSDDHTTQITRAADLRRSMNLSPAYMGHMVRTANLRLPLSTVTSSSLSHLASLLRQTVSTHTTPLAIRSYATLLSRTPDKTGFLYAGGFNPLTDFSCSSVAHMSLPRFGALGAPDFVRRPTFGPLPSGMYVGPAGKKEGVDTALCLRDWEVDGLKADKEWSSLLEFVA; via the coding sequence ATGTCGCTCCAAGACGTCTTAGGCCAGCTGCCTCTTCTCAAAAGCTACACCCACGTCCTGCTCTGTTTTCCCCTCGCTGATTCAGAACGAAAGCCGGTTCTGGAATCTCTGCAATGCGCCACAAAACGCCTCCTCGCTGCGTTTCCCTTTCTTGCTGGTAAAGTCGTGCACAAGGACGTCAGTCCCGGCGACTCCGGGTCATTCACAGTTGAAGGCTTCGACGCGGGCAATAGAGACACCGAGAGAGAGAAAGTCCAGGAGATATTTCGCATCAAAGACGTATCCGATAGTCTCCCAGCGTATGCTACCTTTCAAGCTGCACGAGCACCGCCGTCAATGCTGCCCGGCCCTCTCATAGcccctcctcgcccatcATTTCCGAATATCTATACGGAGGAGTCCGCCCCTGTTCTGGAGATCCAAGCATCGCTGTTACGTGgtggcctcttcctcgataTTGCCGCACAGCACAACGTCATCGACGCCACTGGCATCTTTTACATCGCCCACATCCTCTCGCGACTCATGGACAACCACCCGAACCCCATTCCTCATGCTGATCTCCTACTGGGCAACTGTGACAGGCGTGACCTGAtccctctccttccccaCAATGATCCACTTCCCCGGGAGATGTCGGTATTTACCAAGTCTCGCCCGCCTGCACTGAATAGGGAAgtcctcgccggcttcaagTGGTACCTAGTCCACTTTTCCCCGGAGGCCATTGCATCGATTCATGCCCAGGCCGCTAGTCATCCAGAGGACTTTGTTGAACACATAACTTCAGTATCTGTGAACGACGCAATAACTGCATTTTGCTGGCAGCATCTGATGAGGGTCCGGGCCTCCCAGATGCAACACAACTCAGACGACCACACCACTCAAATTACGCGCGCCGCAGACCTCCGCCGCTCAATGAACCTTTCTCCAGCATATATGGGCCATATGGTCCGCACTGCAAATCTCCGTCTACCCCTATCCACTGtgacatcctcctccctctcccacctcGCCTCTCTTCTCCGACAAACAGTCTCAACCCATACGACACCTCTAGCAATTCGCTCCTACGCAACTCTCCTATCCCGCACACCTGACAAGACCGGTTTTCTATACGCAGGCGGCTTCAATCCGCTCACGGACTTCAGTTGCTCATCCGTGGCACATATGAGTCTGCCGCGTTTTGGGGCATTGGGTGCGCCGGACTTTGTGCGGAGACCGACATTTGGTCCGCTTCCGAGTGGAATGTATGTTGGGCCAGCCGGAAAAAAAGAGGGGGTTGATACGGCGCTTTGCTTGAGGGATTGGGAGGTTGATGGGTTGAAGGCGGATAAGGAATGGAGTAGCTTGCTAGAGTTTGTTGCGTAG
- a CDS encoding MDR family MFS transporter (COG:G;~EggNog:ENOG410PIMJ;~InterPro:IPR005829,IPR011701,IPR036259,IPR020846;~PFAM:PF06609,PF07690;~SMCOG1005:Drug resistance transporter, EmrB/QacA;~TransMembrane:14 (i66-88o103-121i133-151o157-179i191-209o221-243i264-285o291-309i321-346o366-385i392-411o417-439i451-477o535-554i);~antiSMASH:Cluster_3.10;~go_component: GO:0016021 - integral component of membrane [Evidence IEA];~go_function: GO:0022857 - transmembrane transporter activity [Evidence IEA];~go_process: GO:0055085 - transmembrane transport [Evidence IEA]) — MASSEITVIPEDAREDSLSTARPQTSGTPEKATDLKGGDTQDEEKQAEVEGVPNYQDFKLTNTGRLIFCALAVLTLMVSLDGTSISVALPEMASELGGSAMEAFWSGTSFLLCSTVLQPSTATLSDIFGRRPVILISLVFFFVGAVVAGVANNFSQILVGRCIQGVGGGGISVLAEVVVTDLVPLRLRGNYYGILSAMYSLGSVLGPILGGGFSEKVTWRWIFYINFPFIGISAILILFFFHLETPSGTLKSKLARIDYFGTGLFIASTSSFLIPLTWGGVMFPWSSWHTLVPLILGLAGFAGFTIYSLMAPNPMIPHSVFGNRSATIAFITSSLQGLILWGALYYLPLYYQAVREFGPVLTGVALFPQTFTVAPSAIACGFIVTITGHYRWGLWVGWSLSIIGIGILTLLRPTTSTAGWILLNIPSGLGLGFLTAAIVCTVQASATNKNLTVAVAMVVFFRAFGQAVGIAIGGVIFQNRMRHELLKHREWRSEAGVLSRDAAALVTVIKGMDNGSGVDGPKYHMKQAYTDSMRIIWVFMAGVAGVGLLLSVLVKKYDLNRALKTDQGVKS; from the exons ATGGCTTCGTCTGAGATCACTGTCATCCCCGAAGATGCGAGGGAGGATTCACTCTCCACGGCCAGACCCCAGACTTCAGGAACACCAGAAAAAGCAACGGATCTGAAAGGTGGAGACACtcaagatgaagagaagcagGCTGAGGTGGAGGGAGTCCCGAACTATCAAGACTTCAAGCTCACCAACACCGGCCGGCTAATCTTCTGCGCTCTGGCGGTCCTAACCCTAATGGTCTCCCTCGACGGGACTTCCATTTCCGTTGCCCTACCG GAAATGGCCAGTGAGCTGGGCGGAAGCGCCATGGAAGCCTTCTGGAGCGGGACCTCGTTCCTGCTCTGCTCCACCGTCTTGCAACCAAGCACCGCAACTCTCTCTGACATATTCGGGCGCCGTCCGGTGATCTTGATCTCCCTGGTCTTCTTTTTTGTCGGTGCTGTGGTAGCTGGGGTCGCGAATAACTTCTCCCAGATCTTAGTCGGACGCTGTATACAGGGAGTAGGCGGCGGCGGTATCTCGGTGCTCGCGGAGGTCGTTGTCACTGATCTTGTGCCACTCCGTCTGAGGGGAAATTATTATGGTATCTTGAGTGCAATGTACAGTCTCGGGTCCGTACTGGGTCCTATCCTTGGTGGAGGTTTCTCCGAGAAAGTCACTTGG CGCTGGATATTTTATATCAACTTCCCCTTCATCGGCATCTCCGCGATCCtaatcctcttcttcttccacctcgAAACGCCTTCGGGCACTCTAAAATCCAAACTCGCCCGCATCGACTACTTTGGCACaggcctcttcatcgccagcacATCCTCTTTCCTGATACCCCTAACCTGGGGCGGGGTGATGTTCCCATGGAGCTCATGGCACACACTCGTCCCGCTAATCCTCGGACTCGCCGGCTTCGCAGGTTTCACAATATACTCCCTCATGGCGCCCAACCCTATGATCCCCCACTCCGTCTTCGGCAACCGTAGCGCAACAATCGCATTCATAACGAGTTCCCTACAGGGCCTGATCCTCTGGGGCGCGCTATACTATCTACCGTTATACTACCAAGCAGTCCGCGAATTCGGACCCGTTTTAACAGGCGTTGCGCTCTTCCCGCAGACATTCACTGTCGCGCCCTCGGCCATCGCCTGCGGTTTCATCGTGACAATCACAGGCCACTATAGATGGGGTCTGTGGGTCGGCTGGAGTCTCTCAATTATAGGGATCGGGATATTGACTCTGCTCCGCCCGACCACGAGCACGGCCGGGTGGATCCTGCTGAATATCCCGTCCGGGCTGGGATTAGGGTTCTTAACGGCCGCCATTGTGTGCACGGTGCAGGCGTCCGCAACGAACAAGAATCTAACCGTAGCTGTAGCGATGGTAGTCTTTTTCCGCGCTTTTGGGCAGGCTGTGGGTATTGCGATTGGGGGTGTGATTTTTCAGAATCGTATGCGTCACGAACTGCTGAAACATCGTGAGTGGAGAAGTGAAGCTGGGGTTTTGAGTCGGGATGCGGCCGCCTTGGTTACCGTTATTAAGGGAATGGATAATGGATCTGGTGTAGACGGGCCTAAGTATCATATGAAGCAGGCGTATACGGATAGTATGAGGATTATCTGGGTGTTTATGGCGGGTGTTGCGGGCGTGGGCCTGCTGTTGAGTGTGCTTGTGAAAAAGTATGACTTAAATCGGGCATTGAAGACTGATCAGGGAGTCAAGTCGTAG
- a CDS encoding putative PKS/NRPS-like protein biosynthetic cluster (COG:I;~EggNog:ENOG410Q1F8;~InterPro:IPR032088,IPR003965,IPR029069,IPR039569, IPR001227,IPR014043,IPR002539,IPR040883,IPR016452, IPR016035,IPR013785,IPR013565;~PFAM:PF17951,PF16073,PF01575,PF08354,PF00698, PF13452;~SMCOG1021:malonyl CoA-acyl carrier protein transacylase;~antiSMASH:Cluster_3.10;~go_component: GO:0005835 - fatty acid synthase complex [Evidence IEA];~go_function: GO:0003824 - catalytic activity [Evidence IEA];~go_function: GO:0004312 - fatty acid synthase activity [Evidence IEA];~go_function: GO:0004313 - [acyl-carrier-protein] S-acetyltransferase activity [Evidence IEA];~go_function: GO:0004314 - [acyl-carrier-protein] S-malonyltransferase activity [Evidence IEA];~go_function: GO:0004317 - 3-hydroxypalmitoyl-[acyl-carrier-protein] dehydratase activity [Evidence IEA];~go_function: GO:0004318 - enoyl-[acyl-carrier-protein] reductase (NADH) activity [Evidence IEA];~go_function: GO:0016740 - transferase activity [Evidence IEA];~go_process: GO:0006633 - fatty acid biosynthetic process [Evidence IEA];~go_process: GO:0055114 - oxidation-reduction process [Evidence IEA]), whose amino-acid sequence MVEEELAASASRDLGPSTLRSAINNSSTPSFPSLLSSSSSSSSSSCPAEACLFFHFRGVKFKLSIPDSHFHLIESHQNAFLSAHSIKNGCSSGLELALEFLNFLLASQTLPPDVASTVLRAFETEFLGYGTEIHSLIADLTTRSEDRQQWLGIYYRFVEASGRDSSGQPLTAFFQHVKANEFQTMAVFGGQGESSRTCVREFGELYTSYRPMLRRLVRVIGSRLYDLSTQDEFNSYYGGQQLDLEAWISGSAAVPDTVFISSAPVSAPIIGALSLARYCVTCHIAGCHPGELRYMLHATTGHSQGLLAAMGIAASGSWDNFYQNAELIVEVLFRLGWECHHAAPHSFVPAAKYVEDDNANTLSYMLNVRGLRRKEIEAVINHINMGLPADKGLFLALVNTFDQFVIAGPVASLLCLEGRLMEINSKDKDQSRIPFSDRKPCVQHGFLPVSTPFHTPYLTRAATRVKKYFLDRPIYSHQLAIPVYHTQTGLDLRQREGDVLSIAIDAIASEECNWPSALAGSFASHILTFDRGGLAPLVKRVRDGWGVRVVQASELDARDPEMATMRDLFASSLLDSSTRLKSWGQQFQPQLRPGGNGQLETRLSQVLRAPPIMVAGMTPTTVHPDFVASIMNAGYHAELAGGGYHTAPKMEAAIDKLVNNIEQGRGVTCNLIYANPRSMSWQINLLRRLSQKRVPIDGLTIGAGVPSLDIASSYIESLGLRHIGFKPGSADAIRQVVEIARKHPSFPVILQWTGGRGGGHHSFEDFHAPIIAMYGLIRQQPNIYIVAGSGFGDSDSVYPYLSGRWSTAMGYPAMPFDGILLGSRMMVATEAHTSLAARRIIASTPGVPDTEWEKTYTGPAGGLLSVRSEMGEPIHKIATRGVRLWAEMDRLVFSLSKKERLEYLARHRHSIIQRLNADFAKQWFGRGSKGQVVELEEMTYLDVLTRLVGLMHIAQSRWIDESYIDLTMTIAKRWLERLRFIPIYVSGLGIDKLRQSPDRFLESFAQACPTAEDDLLNPEDISFFLKQCKQPGRKPVNFIPTLDEDFEFYFKKDSLWQAEDIDAVEGRDAQRVCILHGPVAAQYSRYPSEPAGYILNSITEGVVSRLHEDSMAEELVPDLESGLVTPASWSSVSSNGKEFSEETSSTSITSLSDPSDDASFSSGGVNITQRRVYPPWIRALLGNNFLLQEGVRQKNLFHWCMQAVPNASIGYDPDACELVVTTQESHQIAPLMKAVCHNGVDILIEINPPKGSEPLRLFYKFDETNTSLRLREAMERRNERIKSFYNHLWFGEQVGSQKSLEDTFYGPQITLTQDMLDEYTAIIGPAFIDGRQMVMSTDVLPISFGIIITWDVISQPLTLFQVGGDLLRLVHRSNSFEYCSDAAPLRLGETVTSESSVRGIYDDDPGRVVVIEGRILRGGVPVMSVTSTFLFRGCKGHCNPECLFWKVKEKVWRYDIVSEMEESILLSRAWFTRHQPGMSLVGKSAIFTLESISRYQDSGVLDLHVTGTVTIETNCGQTQEVGAVHFTGKCTGNPVLDFLERRGNLAQVHSELDNPGWAGKSSVEIQMPRSNQPYAQLSKDFNPIHTSPIFASLAGLPGTLCHGMCTSAIVDAVLEYLGLQGNRERLRRFEARFLEMVMPNEKLIVKVQHVGMVEGRMRFMIRASRKGDEELVLEAEAEAEQPRTAYLFTGQGSQSKGMGMDLYEASTVAKAVWDDIDQQLHDAYGWSILDIVRNNPKSLTIHFGGKNGRRIRQRYLDITTEVVLADGRQIQKPVFAGLTHTSTAYTFTHPKGLLYSTQFAQPAILLFEAAAFAELRAKGSVSQGALYAGHSLGEYGALSALSRSIPTGALVELAFYRGSVMQASVSRDDQGATTYGMVAMNPKRVGQGFSQSTLGCLVRQIATQSQELLEIVNFNIEGEQYVCSGTVANLYVLEKLIDHIAARPDDAAATPSQYEAVIDSLISDARILPRPIQLQRGKATIPLEGIDVPFHSSHLRNTVDRFRQCLLRPGFLVDNVDVEQLVGKYIPNLMARPFSLEREYIQEAFELTRSPILGEILSES is encoded by the exons atggtggaagaggagttGGCTGCTTCTGCCTCCCGTGACCTCGGTCCCTCAACGCTCCGGAGTGCAATCAACAATTCTTCTActccttcatttccttccttgttatcttcttcttcttcttcatcatcatcatcctgccCCGCAGAAgcttgtcttttctttcatttCAGAGGCGTCAAGTTCAAGCTCTCAATCCCGGATTCACATTTTCACTTGATTGAGTCGCACCAAAATGCTTTCCTTTCCGCCCATTCTATCAAGAATGGCTGCTCCAGCGGGCTTGAATTGGCGTTGGAGTTTCTGAATTTCCTGCTCGCATCTCAAACTCTCCCTCCGGATGTCGCCTCTACGGTCTTACGAGCTTTTGAAACGGAATTCCTCGGATACGGGACCGAGATACACTCCCTCATTGCGGACCTGACTACTAGGTCAGAAGATAGACAACAGTGGCTGGGAATTTACTATCGGTTCGTTGAGGCGAGTGGTCGAGATAGTTCAGGGCAGCCTCTTACTGCCTTTTTCCAGCATGTCAAAGCCAACGAGTTCCAGACAATGGCTGTTTTTGGAGGCCAAGGGGAGTCAAGTCGAACGTGCGTTCGGGAATTCGGCGAACTTTATACTTCGTACAGACCAATGTTGCGCCGACTCGTTCGAGTCATTGGTTCTCGTCTTTATGACCTCTCCACACAGGACGAGTTCAATTCGTATTATGGAGGACAACAGCTGGATCTCGAAGCCTGGATCAGCGGTTCCGCAGCTGTTCCTGACACTGTCTTTATCTCTTCAGCCCCGGTCAGTGCTCCAATTATTGGCGCACTCAGTCTTGCTCGATACTGTGTTACATGCCATATTGCGGGGTGTCATCCAGGTGAATTGAGATACATGTTGCACGCCACTACCGGGCATTCGCAGGGTCTTCTAGCAGCTATGGGTATTGCAGCATCAGGTTCCTGGGATAACTTCTACCAAAATGCCGAGCTAATTGTGGAAGTCCTATTCCGGCTTGGCTGGGAGTGTCACCATGCCGCACCCCACAGTTTCGTCCCGGCTGCAAAGTATGTCGAAGACGATAATGCAAATACGCTATCTTACATGCTGAACGTACGTGGCCTTCGGAGAAAGGAGATCGAGGCTGTAATCAACCATATCAATATGGGCCTACCAGCAGACAAGGGCCTTTTCCTGGCCCTTGTTAATACTTTTGATCAATTTGTTATAGCCGGGCCAGTCGCCTCTTTGCTGTGTCTGGAAGGGCGCCTGATGGAAATCAATAGCAAAGACAAAGACCAAAGCCGAATTCCTTTTAGTGATCGGAAACCATGTGTCCAACATGGGTTTCTTCCTGTCAGCACACCATTTCACACCCCATACCTTACTCGAGCTGCGACGCGCGTTAAGAAATATTTTTTGGATCGTCCCATATATTCACACCAATTGGCGATTCCTGTCTACCACACTCAAACTGGTCTGGACCTACGTCAACGAGAGGGAGATGTACTATCTATTGCTATAGATGCTATCGCGTCCGAGGAATGCAATTGGCCTTCTGCACTGGCAGGCAGTTTTGCATCCCACATTTTAACATTCGATCGAGGTGGTCTTGCACCATTGGTAAAGCGAGTACGGGATGGCTGGGGCGTCCGGGTGGTCCAGGCGAGTGAGCTGGATGCGAGGGATCCTGAAATGGCAACCATGCGCGACTTGTTCGCCTCGAGTCTTTTGGACTCGTCGACTAGACTGAAAAGTTGGGGCCAGCAGTTTCAACCACAATTGAGGCCGGGAGGGAACGGCCAGCTTGAGACTCGCTTGAGTCAGGTACTGAGAGCGCCACCTATCATGGTTGCAGGAATGACCCCTACGACGGTGCATCCAGACTTCGTGGCTTCAATAATGAATGCCGGATATCATGCGGAACTTGCTGGAGGGGGGTACCATACAGCACCTAAAATGGAGGCGGCCATTGATAAGCTCGTTAACAATATCGAGCAAGGGCGTGGAGTTACCTGTAACCTCATTTACGCTAACCCCCGATCTATGTCATGGCAAATTAACCTCTTGCGCCGCCTTTCACAAAAACGAGTTCCCATAGATGGATTAACAATAGGGGCGGGTGTTCCTTCACTTGACATCGCAAGCTCCTACATAGAGTCGCTAGGGTTACGTCATATCGGCTTTAAGCCAGGGTCTGCCGATGCAATACGGCAAGTAGTGGAAATTGCCAGGAAGCACCCGTCTTTTCCGGTTATACTACAATGGACGGgggggcgaggaggaggtcatCATTCATTTGAAGACTTCCACGCCCCGATTATCGCGATGTATGGGCTGATCCGACAACAGCCAAATATTTATATCGTTGCTGGAAGTGGCTTCGGAGATAGCGATAGTGTTTACCCTTACCTCAGCGGACGTTGGTCTACGGCAATGGGGTACCCTGCTATGCCGTTTGATGGCATATTACTGGGAAGTCGCATGATGGTTGCAACGGAAGCTCATACCTCACTTGCCGCCAGGAGGATTATTGCTTCAACACCAGGAGTCCCTGATACTGAATGGGAAAAGACATACACCGGTCCAGCCGGAGGACTACTCAGTGTCAGATCTGAAATGGGCGAACCTATCCATAAAATCGCGACCCGGGGAGTTCGTCTTTGGGCTGAAATGGACAGGCTTGTCTTTAGTCTTTCTAAAAAAGAACGCCTAGAATATTTGGCCCGACATCGCCACTCAATTATCCAAAGATTGAACGCCGATTTTGCAAAGCAGTGGTTCGGCCGTGGCTCTAAAGGCCAAGTTGTCGAGCTTGAAGAAATGACATATCTTGATGTTTTAACGCGCTTGGTTGGTCTAATGCACATTGCTCAAAGCAGGTGGATTGATGAATCCTACATTGATCTTACAATGACAATCGCCAAACGTTGGCTGGAACGGCTGCGATTTATCCCGATATATGTCTCAGGACTTGGTATTGATAAACTGAGACAATCCCCGGATAGATTTCTGGAATCGTTTGCCCAGGCCTGTCCAACGGCTGAAGATGACCTGCTAAACCCTGAGGATATTTCATTTTTCCTGAAGCAGTGTAAGCAGCCAGGGAGAAAGCCAGTTAATTTTATCCCAACTTTAGACGAGGACTTTGAGTTCTACTTTAAGAAAGACTCGCTATGGCAGGCTGAAGATATTGATGCTGTCGAGGGGCGCGACGCTCAGAGAGTATGCATATTGCATGGCCCTGTTGCAGCGCAGTATTCTCGATATCCAAGTGAGCCTGCTGGATACATCCTAAACTCCATAACCGAGGGAGTTGTTAGCAGACTACATGAAGATTCCATGGCAGAGGAGTTGGTCCCTGACCTAGAGAGCGGGCTTGTTACGCCGGCCTCCTGGTCAAGCGTATCATCGAACGGAAAGGAGTTCAGTGAGGAAACATCAAGCACATCAATAACCTCACTATCAGACCCCTCTGATGatgcctccttctcatcaggGGGCGTTAACATCACACAAAGACGTGTTTACCCCCCATGGATCCGAGCACTTCTCGGGAACAATTTTCTTTTACAAGAGGGTGTACGGCAGAAAAACCTGTTCCATTGGTGTATGCAAGCCGTACCCAACGCCTCTATAGGATATGACCCGGATGCCTGCGAATTAGTGGTGACCACTCAAGAGTCGCACCAGATAGCCCCGTTGATGAAGGCTGTCTGTCACAATGGCGTTGATATTCTGATCGAAATCAATCCACCGAAGGGGTCCGAACCACTGAGGTTGTTTTATAAATTCGATGAAACCAATACCTCTCTCCGACTAAGAGAGGCAATGGAACGGCGCAACGAGCGCATCAAATCATTCTACAACCACCTCTGGTTTGGAGAACAAGTTGGGTCCCAAAAGTCCTTGGAGGACACTTTCTATGGGCCACAAATTACATTGACTCAAGATATGCTGGATGAGTACACCGCGATCATAGGCCCAGCATTCATTGACGGCCGACAAATGGTCATGAGTACAGATGTGCTACCAATTAGTTTTGGTATCATTATTACGTGGGATGTTATATCCCAGCCATTAACTCTGTTTCAGGTCGGTggcgatcttcttcgcctggtccATCGCTCGAACTCGTTTGAGTATTGCTCTGATGCAGCCCCTCTGCGACTGGGCGAAACTGTGACCTCCGAATCAAGTGTCCGCGGGATCTATGACGACGACCCGGGAAGAGTAGTCGTTATAGAGGGTCGGATCCTACGGGGCGGCGTACCAGTCATGTCTGTTACGTCGACATTCCTTTTCCGTGGCTGCAAAGGGCACTGCAATCCTGAATGCCTATTTTGGAAGGTCAAAGAGAAAGTATGGAGGTACGATATCGTGTCAGAAATGGAAGAGTCCATACTCCTCAGTAGGGCATGGTTCACGCGGCATCAACCTGGTATGAGCCTTGTAGGAAAGTCTGCTATTTTTACTCTTGAGAGCATATCCAGGTACCAAGATTCCGGCGTACTAGATTTGCATGTTACAGGAACGGTCACTATCGAAACAAATTGTGGCCAGACACAGGAGGTTGGAGCTGTGCATTTCACGGGCAAATGTACGGGAAACCCCGTGCTTGACTTCCTCGAACGGAGAGGAAATCTGGCCCAAGTACACAGTGAACTCGACAACCCAGGCTGGGCGGGAAAATCCTCCGTGGAGATCCAGATGCCTCGAAGCAATCAACCGTACGCGCAGCTGTCCAAAGACTTCAACCCCATTCATACGTCCCCGATATTTGCCAGTCTAGCCGGGCTCCCTGGGACACTATGCCATGGGATGTGTACATCGGCCATCGTGGACGCAGTATTAGAGTACCTGGGGCTGCAGGGGAACCGAGAAAGGCTTCGTCGATTCGAGGCTCGGTTTCTTGAAATGGTTATGCCCAATGAGAAGCTCATCGTGAAGGTTCAACATGTCGGCATGGTTGAGGGGCGGATGCGCTTCATGATTCGTGCTTCCCgcaagggcgacgaggagctagttctcgaagctgaagccgaGGCCGAGCAGCCTAGAACTGCATATTTATTTACTGGCCAAGGAAGCCAAAGTAAAGGAATGGGCATGGATTTATATGAGGCAAGCACAGTTGCAAAGGCCGTGTGGGATGATATTGATCAACAACTGCATGATGCTTATG GATGGTCCATTCTGGATATTGTTCGAAATAATCCCAAATCTCTTACCATCCACTTTGGAGGCAAGAACGGGCGCCGAATCAGACAAAGGTATCTAGATATCACGACAGAAGTTGTACTGGCAGATGGTAGACAGATTCAAAAACCTGTCTTTGCTGGGCTCACACATACCTCAACTGCTTATACATTTACACACCCGAAGGGTCTTCTCTACTCGACGCAGTTTGCCCAACCCGCAATTCTTTTATTCGAAGCCGCCGCATTTGCCGAACTACGCGCCAAGGGCTCTGTGTCACAAGGAGCCTTATATGCCGGGCACTCACTTGGGGAATATGGAGCCTTATCTGCGTTGTCTCGTTCGATACCCACGGGTGCCCTTGTTGAGCTCGCGTTTTATCGAGGATCAGTGATGCAGGCATCCGTATCGCGCGACGATCAAGGCGCGACAACTTACGGGATGGTGGCGATGAACCCCAAACGAGTGGGACAAG GCTTTTCACAATCCACGCTCGGCTGCCTCGTTCGCCAAATCGCCACTCAGAGTCAAGAATTGCTCGAAATCGTCAATTTTAATATTGAGGGAGAGCAGTATGTATGCTCCGGAACA GTAGCGAACCTGTACGTTTTGGAAAAATTGATCGATCATATCGCGGCCCGCCCCGACGATGCTGCGGCAACACCAAGCCAGTATGAAGCTGTTATTGACTCTCTTATTTCCGACGCAAGAATACTTCCACGAcccatccagcttcagcGCGGGAAGGCAACCATTCCACTTGAAGGAATCGATGTCCCGTTCCACTCGAGCCATTTACGGAATACTGTTGATAGATTCCGGCAGTGTCTCCTGCGGCCAGGCTTCCTTGTGGATAATGTTGACGTGGAGCAGCTTGTAGGAAAGTATATCCCGAATCTCATGGCTCGACCATTTTCGTTGGAGCGCGAGTACATTCAGGAAGCATTTGAGCTGACCCGGAGCCCGATTCTTGGGGAGATCCTTTCGGAGTCATGA